The nucleotide sequence ACGGCACGGCCGACCCATTGGTACCTTACGAAGGCGGCCGCGGATCGAGCTATTTTGCCGCGGACGGGTTCTGGTCAACCGAGGAGACGCTGGCCTTCTGGCGCAAGCTCAATGGCTGCGAGACCGATGACGCCGAAGTGGCTGATCTGCCCGACAGGGGGCTCACGGACCAATCCACGGTCACACGGATCTCCTCACGCTGTCCCAGAGGGCATGACGTCGTGCTCTATCGCATCAAGAATGGCGGTCACCGCATGCCTGGATTTTCTCCCGATGCCCGCTTTCCGAAGGTCGCGACCAGCCTGCTCGGGACGCAAAACAGCGACATCGACGGCGCCGAGACGATCTGGTCGTTCTTTAGTCAGTTTCCGTAAGATGCGCATGCATGCCGGGCACGCATGCGTAGCGGGGGTGGCAGAGCGCGGGGCGCTGGGCTAGACAGGGCCGCCATTCCAGCAGGAGATCCCCCAATGAGCATTCAGCGTTTCGAAACCGGTCCGCGCATGAGCCAGGCCGTCGTGCACGGCAACACCGTCTATCTCGCCGGCGTCGTCGCCAACAACGCGGCCGGCGAAAGCGTGACGAAGCAGACCCAGGACATCCTGAAGACCATCGACGGCCATCTCGCCAAGGCCGGCACCGACAAGTCGAAACTGCTGTCCGCCACGATCTACATCACCGACATGAAGACCTTCAGCGAGATGAACGCGGTGTGGGATGCCTGGGTCTCGCCCGGCAATACCCCGGCCCGCGCCACCGTCGAAGCCAAGCTGGCGGCTGCTCAGTACACCGTCGAGATCATGGTCACCGCAGCGAAGTAATCTTCGCGAAATAATCGACCTGCCAAAGAAGCGCGATGAGACCATCATCGCGCTTCTTCTTTTGCGCGTCACGATGACCTCCGAGGTAATCGATCGGCGCGCACGAACCTTCGATAGTCGGGGCAGCCGAACACGGCGCCATCGAAGGAGAGCAACATGACCGACCACACCGCCATCGCCCTCTGCTATATCGATCTCTGGAACGAGCGCACGACCAGCCGCCGGCGCGAACTGCTCAGCGAGACCTGGACCGCGGATGCAAGCTATGTCGATCCCCTGATGAAGGGCGACGGCCAGGACGGCATCGACGCGCTAATCGCCGGTGTGCAGCAGCGCTTTCCCGATTTCAAGTTCAAGCTGATCGGCGAGCCCAATGGCTACGGCGACCATGTCCGCTTTTCGTGGGGACTGGGACCGGAGGGCGTCGACAGCCCGATCAAGGGCACAGATTTCGCTGTGCTGAAGGACGGGCGGATCAGGAGCATCACGGGCTTCCTGGACCAGGTGCCAGCGGGCGCGTGAAGCGCCATTACTGCGCCCTCTCCCCTTGCGGGAGAGGGCATCACCGCTTGCAGACACAGGCTCGCTGGGGTGAGGGGTATCTCTCCGCGCGAGTCTTGCGAGTTGGGTTCGCGGAGAGAACCCCTCATCCGGCGCTTCGCGCCACCTTCTCCCGCAAGGGGAGAAGGAAGCAAGAAGCGCGCATCGACAGCAATCAAGCCAACCGGTACGCCACCCTCGCATTCACCCCAAACGCTTTGTCGCGCACCTGCGGCCCGATCTTCGCCAGACACGCCTCCAGCGCATCCTTGATCTCGCCATAGCTCCCCGCAAGCAGACACACCGGCCAGTCGGAGCCGTAGATTAGGCGGTCTTCACCAAAGCATCTCGCGGCATGCTGAACGAACGGAAGCAGCCGCTCCGCGTCCCAATCATTCCACACCGCCTCCGTCGCGAGCCCCGAGATTTTGCACCAGACATTGCCGCAGGCTCCGAGCGCGGCGATGCGGTCGGACCACTCGGTGCTGCCGCCTCCGGCAATCGGCGGCTTGGCGGCGTGGTCAAGCACGAAGCGCGCTTGCGGGAAGGCCTGCGCGGTTGTGATCGCGGCGGGCAACTCGCGGCTGCGGACGAGGAAATCGTAGGCGAGATCGTGCGCAAACACCGCGGTGAGGCCGCGCTGGACGTCCTCGCGGAGCAGCCAATCGGGATCGGCCTCGTCGTGGACCTGATGGCGGATGCCGACCAACTTGTTGCCGCCGGGCACGGCACGCAGCCGGTCGAGCGTGTCGCCAAGCGCACCGTCCGTCAGATCGACCCAGCCGACGACGCCGATGACTGAGGGCGTCGCATGCGCGATCCGCAAGAATTCCTCGGTCTCATCAAGCGCGGAGCGGCACTGCACCACGATGCTCGCGTCGATGCCGTTTTCTTTCAGGAGCGGCGCGAGGTCGGCGGGCCCGAAGGATCGGCGGATCGGAGCCAGCTCGGGCGCGTTCATCCAGGGATAGTCGGCGCGCGCGGGGTCCCAGAAATGCTGGTGGGCGTCGATAATCATGGCTCACACTCCGCCCGGCAGCGGTGCGCGGGCATCGACGAGGTTTTTCGTGCGCAGCTCCTGCCAGAAGGCCAGCGGCACTGCCTGCTCCGACATCGCGATGTTGTCCGCAACCTCCGCGGCGTTGCGCGCGCCCATCACGGCGACCGTCACCGCCGGATGCGCCATGCAGAACTGGAGCGCTGCGGCTTTCAGCTCGGTGCCGTGCTTGCGGCAGAGCGCGTCGAGCGCGAGCGCACGTTCGACCAGTGCCGCATCGGCGTCCTGATAGTTGAACTTCGCGCTCGTGTGCGGATTGGCCAAAATGCCGCTGTTGTAGATGCCGCCGAGCAGGATGCCGATGTTCTTCTCGGCACAGACCGGAAACAACGCGTCCAGCGCGGCCTGGTCGAGCAGCGTGTAGCGCCCCGCAAGCAGGAAGCAGTCGACCGGCACGGCCTCTGCAAACCGGACCGGCATCTGCGACTGGTTCATGCCGGCGCCGATCGCCTTGACCGTGCCGTCTGCGCGCAGCCGCTGGAGCGCGCGGAAGGCACCCGTGACGGCCTCGTCATAGTGATCGTCGGGATCGTGCACGAGCAGGACATCGATGCGGTCGAGCCCGAGCCTGGTCAGGCTCTCCCCGACCGAGCGCATCACGCCGTCATAGGAGAAATCGAACACCGGCCGCTCGCGCGGCGTGCCCTTGTAGTGCTCGTCCTCGACGGCAGCGCCATCGCCCGCGCGCAGCAGGCGTCCGACCTTGGTCGAGATGGCATAGGAGTCGCGCGGCTGTTGCCGCAGAAATGCGCCGAGCCGACGCTCGGCGAGACCGAAGCCGTAGAGCGGCGCTGTATCGAAGAAACGCACGCCGAGCGACCAGGCGCGCGCGATCGTCGCCTCCGCATCGGCATCGCTGACGGGACTGAACAATCCACCGAGCGGAGCGGAACCGAGGCCAAGCGAGGTGACGTCGAGAGAGCCGAGCCGCGAGCGTTTCATTCCCATTGCCTTCCAGCAGTCTTCCAATAGTCCAAATCATCTCTCCCGCTTGCGGAAATCGCAAGCGGGAGAGGCATGCAGGAGCGCGGGGCTGGTGACGCTCCTACTTCAACATCTGTGCGACGTTCTCCTTGGTGACGAGATCGAGGCCGGTGTAGACGATCTCCGGCACCTTCTCGCCCTTCTTGATGGCGAGCAGGGTATCCATCGCCTTCTCGCCCATCTCGAACGGACGCTGGCCGACCAGCGCGTTGGCATAGCCGTCGCGCAACAGCTCGAGCTGCATCTTCAGCGTATCGGCGACGACAAGCGTGAACTTGCCGGAATCGATGTCCTTCTTGTTCCTGGAGGCGAAGGCCCTGAAGCCTTCAGGGGCGAACATCGGCCAGCCACCGATCGGAACGATGGCGGCGAGATCGGGCGTCGCGGTACGCATATCCGTCATCTGCTGGATCGCGAGCGCCGGATCGTCGTTGCAGAAGGTCGGCGAGCCCGCGACCTCGGTCCATTTCGAGCCCTTCAGCGCCTCGCGGACGCCATCGACGCGCTCGGCGAGGTTCTTGGCGCCGGGACCGCCCGAGACCATGGCGTATTTGCCGCCGTCAGGCCGCATCTTCGCGAGCTGCTTGCCGAGCGCGACACCGAACTCCTTGTTGTTGGTGCCGATATAGGCGATGCGCTTGGAGCCGGGTGCATCGGCATCGAAGGTGATGACGGGAATGCCGGCCGCGCTCGCCGCCTCGATCGACTTGGTCATGGCCGCGACGTCGGCGACCGAGATGGCGAGGCCGTCGACCTTCTGGGTGACGAAGTCCTGGATGATCTGGGCCTGCGTCGCCGGCTCGTGCTCCACCGGTCCCTTGTAGATGCATTCGATGTTGCCGAGCTCCTTGGCCCGCTTCAGGCAACCGTCGCGTGCGAAGTCGAAGAACGGATTGTTCATCGCCTTGGGCACGATCACGAAGCGATAGTTCGCGGCCAACGTTGGCGTTGCCATCAGCGCGACGGCGATGCCTGCAAGAAGAAGTTTCCTCATTGTCTCCTCCACCCTTCTCTGGCGCCCGTCCTGTTTAAATCGTCCGGGAAGCGGACAGGCGGCGTTTTCGTTGCCTTCCCGGAACGTTCGTCACATCAAGTCATCCGCGAGCGGATCCGATCCACCAGCACGGCCAGGATGATGATCACGCCCACCAGCGTCTGCTGCCAGTAGGAGCTCACCTGCGCCAGCACGAGACCGTTGCGGATCACCTCCAGCAGCACGCAGCCGACGATGGCCCCGAGCGGACCGCCAATGCCGCCGGCCAGATTGGCGCCGCCGATGACGGCCGCCGCGATCACGTTGAGCTCGTAGGACGTCGCCATGTTGGCCGGCGCCGAACCGAGCCAGCCGGAGATGATGATGCCCTGGAGGCCGGCTGCGAGCGCACAGATCACGTAGACCTCGATCTTCACCCGCACCACCGGAATGCCCGTCAGCTCAGCCGCCTTCTCGTTGCCGCCGAGTGCGAAGACGTGACGGCCGAACGCGCTGTGGTGCAGCACCACGGCCATCGCCAGCGCGAGCACCACGAGATAGATGAACGGCACCGGCACGCCGAGCACGTCGCCCGAAGTGAGGGCATAGAAATAGTCGGCGTCCGGCCCGCCCGGAAAACTGCCGCGGCCGTTGGAGACGACATAGCCGAGCCCGCGCACGATCGAGAGCATGCCGAGCGTGGTGACGAAGGGCGACAGGCCGAGCACGGCGATGCAGAAGCCGTTGACGAGGCCGGCGATCAGCGCGACGCCGAGCCCGGCGAGGATCGAGACCAGCAAGATCAGCCCGGGCACGTTGGCAACGACAGTCTTGCCGTCGGCCGCCATATGCACGAACAGCGAGCCTGCCGGCGAGCCGGGCGCCGACAGCTCGGTCATCACCATCGAGGTGATCATGGCAGCGAAGCACATCATCGAGCCGACCGACAGGTCGATGCCGCCGGTGATGATCACGAAAGTCACGCCGAGCGTCGCAATGGCGATGAAGGAGAAGTTCTTCGCCACGTTCTGCATGTTGCCTTCTGTGAAGAAATACGGGCTGGCGAAATGCATGATCACCAGCAGCACAGCGAGTGCGAGCAGCACATAGCCGGTCTGGGAGGCGAAGATACCGCGCTGCCACCATCTGATACGGCCGACATTGGTGAAGCTGATCGGGGATTCCATGGGCATGGCCATCACGCCGCCTCCTTCGCGCCGGTGATGAGGGCGGTGACTTCCTCGGGGGACGTCTGGTGAATCGGCTTGTCGGCCCGCTTCTCGCCGCGACGCATGACGATGACGCGGTCGCACACCGCGAACACGTCGGGCATGCGGTGCGAGATCAGCATCACGGCGACGCCCTGCTCCTTCAGCCGGTGGATCAGGCCGAGCACCTGCTCGACCTGGCGCACCGAGATTGCCGCGGTCGGCTCGTCCATCATCACCAGCCGCGCGTTGGAGAGCCGGGTCCGCGCGATCGCCACCGCCTGGCGCTGGCCGCCGGACATCTGCTTGACGAGGTCATCGGGCCGCGTCTCCGAGCGCAGCTCGCCGAACAGCTCCAGCGCGCGCGCCGCCATCGCCTTGTGGTCGAGCAGCGCAAGCGGCCCGAATTTGCGCTTCAGCTCGCGGCCGAGGAAGACGTTGGCCGCCGCCGTCAGATTGTCGGCAAGCGCGAGGTCCTGATAGACGACCTCGATGCCGACCCCACGGGCATCGACCGGGCGGTTGAAATGGACCGCGCTGCCGGCAAAGCGAATCTCGCCATGGGTCGGGCGGAAATTGCCGGCGATGATCTTGACCAGCGTCGACTTGCCGGCGCCGTTGTCGCCCATCAGGCCGACCACCTCGCCCGGCAGGACCTGCATGTCGACGTCATGCAGTGCGCGGATCGCGCCGAACTCCTTGCCGATTCCGGTCAGTTCGAGCACCGGAGTCGCATCAGCTTTTGTCATCGGCGGCCTCGCTCAGACGTAGCGGTTGACGAGTGATTCCAGATATTCCTGCCGGCCCGAGCGCGGCTGCGGATCGAAGCCGGGCTTAAGCGCGCGGTCGGCGAGATCGGCGAGCGTGCGCTGGCCGCCGAGAATGGCGCGACCCTCGGCGCCGGCCCATCCTTCGTAGCGCTGCGCAAGCGGCGCGGTGAGCGCGCCGGCATCGAGCATGTCCGCCGCAGCAAGAAGCGCGCGCGCGCAGGCATCCATCGAGCCGACATGGGCGTGGATCAGATCGTCGGGGTCGATCGACTGCCGGCGGATCTTGGCGTCGAAATTCAGCCCGCCGGAGGTGAAGCCGCCGCGGTTCAGGATCTCGTGGAACACCAGAGCGAGCTCCGGCACGTTCATCGCGAACTGGTCGGTATCCCAGCCGAGCAGGTCGTCGCCGCGATTGACGTCGAGCGAGCCGAACACGCCGAGCGCCTCGGCGAGCGCGACCTCGTGGTGGAAGGAGTGGCCCGCGAGGATGGCGTGGTTCTGCTCGATGTTGAGCTTGACATCCTTGAGCAGGTCGTAGCGTTCGAGGAAGCCGTAGCAGGTGGCGACGTCGAAATCATATTGATGCTTGGTCGGCTCCTTCGGCTTCGGCTCGATCAGGATCGGTCCCTTGAAGCCTATCTTGTGCTTGTGCTCGACGACCAACGAGACGAAGCGGCCGAGCTGGTCGAGCTCGCGCCTCAGATCGGTGTTGAGCAGCGTCTCATAGCCCTCGCGCCCGCCCCACAGCACATAGTTCTGGCCGCCGAGCCGGTGGGTCACCTCCAGCGCGGCGCGCACCTGGCCGGCGGCGTAGGTGAATATCTCGGGGTCCGGATTGGTCGCCGCGCCCGCCATGTAGCGGCGATGCGTGAAAAGATTGGCGGTGCCCCAGAGCAGGCGGACCTTGGCGGAAGCCATCTTCGCTTCGAAGAGATCAGCGATCGCGTTGAGATTGGCGACGGACTCGCTGAGCGAGCTGCCTTCCGGCGCCGCGTCGACGTCGTGGAAGGTGAAGAACGGCACGTCGAGCAGGCGGAACAGCTCGAAGGCGACATCGGCCTTGGCCCGCGCCATTGCCATCGCATCCGTGCCGTGATGCCAGGGCCGCAAAAACGTCTCACCGCCGAAGGGATCGCCGCCCGGCCAGCAGAACGAATGCCAGTAGCAGACTGCGAAGCGCAGGTGATCCTCGAGCCTCCGGCCATGGACCATGCGATCCTTGTCGTACCAGCGGAAGGCAGGCGTGTTTCCCGCATCCTTGCCGGCAAAGGCAACAGGCGTGCTTGCATCGAAGAATTTGGCTGACGCATTCACTTAAAGCTCTCCTTCAATGCGGGATAAAGTGCGCGCCACTGCCCATAGGCCTCGTCATACGCCGCGGTGACATGCGAACGGGGCGCGAAACTCGCGAGCCGGCGCGGCCGGATGCAGACCGCTGCCGCGTCTTCGCCGGTGGCGGCGAGCCGGCCGAGTCGTGCGGCCCCGAGCGCCGCCCCGACTTCGCCCTCCTCGACGCGGTGGACGGGAATGCCGAGCACGTCGGCGCAGATCTGCGCCCACAGCGCTGAGCGCGAACCGCCGCCGACCAGATCGACCTCGGCAAGCGGCCCGCCCGCCGCGCTCAGCGCCGCCAGATTGTCGCGCGCGGCAAAGGCGACGCCTTCCAGCACGGCCTGGACGATCTGGCTGCGACCGGTCGCACCGCGCAAGCCGACGAAGGCGCCGCTCGCCGCGGCATCGTTATGCGGCGTACGCTCGCCGTCGAGATAGGGCAGGAATTTGATCGGGCTCGGCCCGTCGACGCGCTCGCCGAGCGGCGCGAGCAGCGCGGCGGCCGGCGTCTCCATCACGCCCGCGAGCCAGGCCAGCGATGCCGCGGCCGACAGCATCACGCCCATCTGGTGCCAGCGGCCGGGCAGCGCATGGCAGAACGCATGCACGGCTGATGCCGGCGCCGGGGCGAACCGATCGGTCACCCGGAACAGCACACCGGACGTTCCCAACGACAGGAAGGCATCGCCTGGCGCAATTGCGCCGAGCCCGATCGCGCTCGCGGCATTATCACCGGCGCCGCCGGCGACCACGACATCTCCCGCCATGCCCCAGCGCCGCGCGTAGTCCGGCGCGAGCATCGCGCTGACCTCGCTGCCCTCGACGAGACGCGGCATGTGGTGCAGATCGAGCCCGGTGGCATGCAGCAGCAGGGCCGACCAGCGGCGCAGACCGACATCGAGCCAGAGCGTGCCGGCCGCGTCCGACATGTCCTCGACCATCTCGCCTGTGAGCCGATAGCGCACATAGGCCTTGGGCAGCAGCACCTTTGCGACGCGCGCGAAGATTTTCGGCTCATGCCGCGCGACCCACAGCAGCTTTGGCGCGGTGAAGCCGGGCATTGCCAGATTGCCGGCGATCGTGTGCAGCGAAGGACAGCGCTGCTCCAGCATGGTGCATTCGGCGTGCGAGCGGCCATCGTTCCAGAGGATCGCCGGACGCAGCGGGCGGCCATCCTCGTCGAGCAGCGTCGCGCCATGCATCTGGCCCGACAGGCCGATACTGGCTACCCTCGCAACCTCGCGCGGATGGCGGGCGGCGAGATCGTCCACCGCGCCGATTGCCGCATCGACCCAGGCATCCGGGTCCTGCTCGGACCACAGCGGCACCGGATGCGACAGCGCCAACTCGCGCGTCGCCGTCGCGAGAATCGCGCCGGCTTCATTCACGAGCACCGCTTTCACACCGGATGTGCCGATGTCCAGTCCGAGATCCACGCCGTCCTCCCTTTGCCTATCGCGGTGCGATCTTGAAGTCGCCTTTCCCGCGGCGGGCCCTTTCAAAGTCCACTTGCCGTCAAGGCAGATTGTCCCGCATCACGATGTCGATCCTGATCTTCTCCTGTTCGCGCAGGATCGGCTCGCCGCGCGCGAGCGCCAGCAGCACGCGCACGGCGGCGCGGGCTTCATGTCCGGGGTTCTGCGAGATCGCGGCATCCATCACACCCTGGAGCAGCAGCCGGCGCGTCAGCGCGGTGACGTCGTGCCCGACGAACACAACCTTGTCGCGGCCGGCGTCGCTCAACGCCTTGTCGCTCAACGCCTTGGCGACGCCTTGCGTGCCGGCGCCAACGTTATAAAGGCCAACAATGTCAGCATGCCTGCCCAACAGCCGCGCCAACACCTGTTCCGAACGGTCGTCATCGTCGCGCCCTTCCAGCACCGGCAGCACGCTGAGATCGGGGAATTCCGACGCCATCACCTGGTTGAAGCCGAAAATGCGCTCGGCATGGTCGCGCAGGCCCTGCGAACCCGCGACGATGGCGACCTTGCCGGATCGCTGGCCAGTCAACCGACCGACCAGCGCGCCGGCGGTGCGCCCCGCGGCGATGTTGTCGATACCGACATAATGCTCGCGGCGCGAGGACGGCACATCCGAGACCAGCGTGACGACCTTGGTGCCGGCATCGACGAGATCGTTGATCGCGGCGCGGACGCCGGGATGATCGAGCGCGACCACGGCGACGCCGTCATAGTCGGCCGACAGCCCTTCCAGCGTGCCTGCGAGCACGGACGGGTCGAACACGTCGGTTGCGACCATCTCGACGTGGAGGCGGCGGGCGGAGAGCCAGGCCGACATCTCCCCGAGATAGGCCTCGATCTGCTGCATGAACGGGTTCGGCCCCGAGGGCATCACGAAGGCGAAGCGCCGGGCTCGGCCGCGGGCAAGTTCGGCGGCGGCGACGTGCGGCTGGAACGAATTGCGCTCGATCGCCGCCTTGACCCGCCGGACCGTGTCCGGCCGTACGCCAGGGCGATTGTGCAGGACGCGGTCCACGGTCGCGAGACTGACGCCCGCCTCGCGGGCGATGTCCTTCAGCGTCAGCGCGGCGGCGGTGAGGGTCTCGGCCATGGCTGAAGGCTAGCAGAGGTGTTTTGAGGTGCGCAACTCATTTTGAGGGGTGACGGGTCGTTTTCGTACCCGCCGGCACCCGGGCCTCCTTAGCCGTCCGTCATGGTCTCACGTCGCTTGCAAGTCGCTTCTGCATGAAGACGAGATCGAGCCAGCGGCCGAACTTGCAGCCGACCTCCGGCATGCGGGCGACCTCGGCAAAGCCGAGCGAGGCGTGCAGCGCGAGCGAGCCGGCGTTGGCGGCCTCGATGCCGGCGATCATGGTGTGCTTGTCGAGCGCCATGGCACGCTCGATCAGCGCGGCCACCAGGCTGCGGCCGATACCTGCCCTGTGGTGCCGCTCGTCGACATAGACCGAATTCTCCACGGTGTGGCGGTAGCCTGGAAGGGGACGGAAATCGCCGAACGATGCGAAGCCCACCACATCCCTGCCCTTCATCGCGACCAGCACGGGATAGCCGGCCTGCTGTCGTGCGGAAATCCACTCGCGCCGCGACTCCAGGTCGACCGGACCGTCGGTCCAGACCGCCGTGGTGTTGAGCGCGGCGTAATTGTAGATGGCCAAAACATCTCCGGCATCCTCGAGCGTAGCGTCCCGTACGATCAGCGACATCACATTTTTCCGTACGAGGTGCCGCGCCGCGTGATGATGACGTAGCGTGCGTCCTGCTTGGTTTCGTTCTCGAAGGTCACCGCGCGCATCACGTCGAAATCGAGGCAATCGCCCTCGCGCAAGCGTACGGTCTTGGCGTCGATATAGACGCACACCGCCCCCTCCAGCATCAGCAGCTGCTGGGTGAAGGCGTTGCGGCCCCATGGGCTGTAGGACACGCGCGCGCCGGCCGGCAGGTCGACGACGATGATCTCGATGCCGCTTGCGGCATCCGGCGGCGAGGCATGACGCCGGCGGTAACCGGTGTCGGGATCACGCCAATGCGGCTGGTCGCCAAGCCGCATCAAGCGCTCCGGCGGCTTCTCCGCGAGCGCGACGACGTCGCTGAGGGTGACATCGAGCGCCGCGCAGA is from Bradyrhizobium xenonodulans and encodes:
- a CDS encoding RidA family protein encodes the protein MSIQRFETGPRMSQAVVHGNTVYLAGVVANNAAGESVTKQTQDILKTIDGHLAKAGTDKSKLLSATIYITDMKTFSEMNAVWDAWVSPGNTPARATVEAKLAAAQYTVEIMVTAAK
- a CDS encoding nuclear transport factor 2 family protein; the protein is MTDHTAIALCYIDLWNERTTSRRRELLSETWTADASYVDPLMKGDGQDGIDALIAGVQQRFPDFKFKLIGEPNGYGDHVRFSWGLGPEGVDSPIKGTDFAVLKDGRIRSITGFLDQVPAGA
- a CDS encoding amidohydrolase family protein, coding for MIIDAHQHFWDPARADYPWMNAPELAPIRRSFGPADLAPLLKENGIDASIVVQCRSALDETEEFLRIAHATPSVIGVVGWVDLTDGALGDTLDRLRAVPGGNKLVGIRHQVHDEADPDWLLREDVQRGLTAVFAHDLAYDFLVRSRELPAAITTAQAFPQARFVLDHAAKPPIAGGGSTEWSDRIAALGACGNVWCKISGLATEAVWNDWDAERLLPFVQHAARCFGEDRLIYGSDWPVCLLAGSYGEIKDALEACLAKIGPQVRDKAFGVNARVAYRLA
- a CDS encoding aldo/keto reductase, with amino-acid sequence MKRSRLGSLDVTSLGLGSAPLGGLFSPVSDADAEATIARAWSLGVRFFDTAPLYGFGLAERRLGAFLRQQPRDSYAISTKVGRLLRAGDGAAVEDEHYKGTPRERPVFDFSYDGVMRSVGESLTRLGLDRIDVLLVHDPDDHYDEAVTGAFRALQRLRADGTVKAIGAGMNQSQMPVRFAEAVPVDCFLLAGRYTLLDQAALDALFPVCAEKNIGILLGGIYNSGILANPHTSAKFNYQDADAALVERALALDALCRKHGTELKAAALQFCMAHPAVTVAVMGARNAAEVADNIAMSEQAVPLAFWQELRTKNLVDARAPLPGGV
- a CDS encoding sugar-binding protein, with amino-acid sequence MRKLLLAGIAVALMATPTLAANYRFVIVPKAMNNPFFDFARDGCLKRAKELGNIECIYKGPVEHEPATQAQIIQDFVTQKVDGLAISVADVAAMTKSIEAASAAGIPVITFDADAPGSKRIAYIGTNNKEFGVALGKQLAKMRPDGGKYAMVSGGPGAKNLAERVDGVREALKGSKWTEVAGSPTFCNDDPALAIQQMTDMRTATPDLAAIVPIGGWPMFAPEGFRAFASRNKKDIDSGKFTLVVADTLKMQLELLRDGYANALVGQRPFEMGEKAMDTLLAIKKGEKVPEIVYTGLDLVTKENVAQMLK
- a CDS encoding ABC transporter permease, with protein sequence MAMPMESPISFTNVGRIRWWQRGIFASQTGYVLLALAVLLVIMHFASPYFFTEGNMQNVAKNFSFIAIATLGVTFVIITGGIDLSVGSMMCFAAMITSMVMTELSAPGSPAGSLFVHMAADGKTVVANVPGLILLVSILAGLGVALIAGLVNGFCIAVLGLSPFVTTLGMLSIVRGLGYVVSNGRGSFPGGPDADYFYALTSGDVLGVPVPFIYLVVLALAMAVVLHHSAFGRHVFALGGNEKAAELTGIPVVRVKIEVYVICALAAGLQGIIISGWLGSAPANMATSYELNVIAAAVIGGANLAGGIGGPLGAIVGCVLLEVIRNGLVLAQVSSYWQQTLVGVIIILAVLVDRIRSRMT
- a CDS encoding ATP-binding cassette domain-containing protein, which gives rise to MTKADATPVLELTGIGKEFGAIRALHDVDMQVLPGEVVGLMGDNGAGKSTLVKIIAGNFRPTHGEIRFAGSAVHFNRPVDARGVGIEVVYQDLALADNLTAAANVFLGRELKRKFGPLALLDHKAMAARALELFGELRSETRPDDLVKQMSGGQRQAVAIARTRLSNARLVMMDEPTAAISVRQVEQVLGLIHRLKEQGVAVMLISHRMPDVFAVCDRVIVMRRGEKRADKPIHQTSPEEVTALITGAKEAA
- the xylA gene encoding xylose isomerase, with the protein product MNASAKFFDASTPVAFAGKDAGNTPAFRWYDKDRMVHGRRLEDHLRFAVCYWHSFCWPGGDPFGGETFLRPWHHGTDAMAMARAKADVAFELFRLLDVPFFTFHDVDAAPEGSSLSESVANLNAIADLFEAKMASAKVRLLWGTANLFTHRRYMAGAATNPDPEIFTYAAGQVRAALEVTHRLGGQNYVLWGGREGYETLLNTDLRRELDQLGRFVSLVVEHKHKIGFKGPILIEPKPKEPTKHQYDFDVATCYGFLERYDLLKDVKLNIEQNHAILAGHSFHHEVALAEALGVFGSLDVNRGDDLLGWDTDQFAMNVPELALVFHEILNRGGFTSGGLNFDAKIRRQSIDPDDLIHAHVGSMDACARALLAAADMLDAGALTAPLAQRYEGWAGAEGRAILGGQRTLADLADRALKPGFDPQPRSGRQEYLESLVNRYV
- the xylB gene encoding xylulokinase, which encodes MDLGLDIGTSGVKAVLVNEAGAILATATRELALSHPVPLWSEQDPDAWVDAAIGAVDDLAARHPREVARVASIGLSGQMHGATLLDEDGRPLRPAILWNDGRSHAECTMLEQRCPSLHTIAGNLAMPGFTAPKLLWVARHEPKIFARVAKVLLPKAYVRYRLTGEMVEDMSDAAGTLWLDVGLRRWSALLLHATGLDLHHMPRLVEGSEVSAMLAPDYARRWGMAGDVVVAGGAGDNAASAIGLGAIAPGDAFLSLGTSGVLFRVTDRFAPAPASAVHAFCHALPGRWHQMGVMLSAAASLAWLAGVMETPAAALLAPLGERVDGPSPIKFLPYLDGERTPHNDAAASGAFVGLRGATGRSQIVQAVLEGVAFAARDNLAALSAAGGPLAEVDLVGGGSRSALWAQICADVLGIPVHRVEEGEVGAALGAARLGRLAATGEDAAAVCIRPRRLASFAPRSHVTAAYDEAYGQWRALYPALKESFK
- a CDS encoding LacI family DNA-binding transcriptional regulator, translating into MAETLTAAALTLKDIAREAGVSLATVDRVLHNRPGVRPDTVRRVKAAIERNSFQPHVAAAELARGRARRFAFVMPSGPNPFMQQIEAYLGEMSAWLSARRLHVEMVATDVFDPSVLAGTLEGLSADYDGVAVVALDHPGVRAAINDLVDAGTKVVTLVSDVPSSRREHYVGIDNIAAGRTAGALVGRLTGQRSGKVAIVAGSQGLRDHAERIFGFNQVMASEFPDLSVLPVLEGRDDDDRSEQVLARLLGRHADIVGLYNVGAGTQGVAKALSDKALSDAGRDKVVFVGHDVTALTRRLLLQGVMDAAISQNPGHEARAAVRVLLALARGEPILREQEKIRIDIVMRDNLP
- a CDS encoding GNAT family N-acetyltransferase encodes the protein MSLIVRDATLEDAGDVLAIYNYAALNTTAVWTDGPVDLESRREWISARQQAGYPVLVAMKGRDVVGFASFGDFRPLPGYRHTVENSVYVDERHHRAGIGRSLVAALIERAMALDKHTMIAGIEAANAGSLALHASLGFAEVARMPEVGCKFGRWLDLVFMQKRLASDVRP
- a CDS encoding helix-turn-helix domain-containing protein; the encoded protein is MDQQKLDRAIGRRLKTLRTQAGMTLNELATRSGVSRAMIGRVERAQSSATAALLNKLCAALDVTLSDVVALAEKPPERLMRLGDQPHWRDPDTGYRRRHASPPDAASGIEIIVVDLPAGARVSYSPWGRNAFTQQLLMLEGAVCVYIDAKTVRLREGDCLDFDVMRAVTFENETKQDARYVIITRRGTSYGKM